Proteins encoded by one window of Lacipirellulaceae bacterium:
- the rlmN gene encoding 23S rRNA (adenine(2503)-C(2))-methyltransferase RlmN has translation MSQPSHLLDDLDANLAVWLQGHGVPKFRRKQIRQWLFEKRARSWQEMTNLPKALREQLDAELPLWTSQIAKHTKAEDGTEKLLLTLAAGGQIECVLLRDKVRRTICISTQVGCGMGCVFCASGLDGVDRNLTTGEIVEQMLRLRHLLREEFDGPDPRLTHIVVMGMGEPLANLDNLLPALEEAHREDGLGISARRITISTVGLPKSIDRLARHERTYRLAISLHAPNDELRNQLVPVNDKIGLDAILDAADRYFEVSGRRLTYEYVLLAELNDAPQHARELAQHLAGREALLNVIPYNPVAGLPYETPTMERQVAFREILEQAGIRVQFRHRKGNKIDAACGQLRRSQQPVVELS, from the coding sequence ATGTCCCAGCCAAGCCACTTGCTTGACGATCTCGACGCCAACCTTGCGGTATGGTTGCAAGGGCACGGCGTGCCGAAGTTTCGCAGGAAGCAGATTCGCCAGTGGTTGTTTGAAAAGCGCGCCCGCAGTTGGCAGGAGATGACAAACCTGCCAAAGGCTCTTCGTGAGCAACTGGACGCGGAGTTGCCACTTTGGACGAGCCAAATTGCTAAGCATACCAAGGCGGAAGATGGAACTGAGAAACTTTTGCTCACGCTTGCCGCGGGAGGACAGATTGAGTGCGTTCTGCTGCGTGACAAAGTACGGCGAACCATCTGCATCAGCACCCAAGTTGGTTGCGGGATGGGTTGCGTGTTTTGTGCGAGTGGCTTGGACGGGGTAGATCGCAATCTCACCACCGGCGAGATCGTCGAGCAAATGCTCCGGCTACGGCACCTTCTCCGTGAGGAATTTGATGGGCCGGACCCTCGACTCACCCACATTGTCGTCATGGGCATGGGCGAGCCCTTGGCGAACCTCGACAACCTGCTCCCCGCTCTTGAAGAAGCTCATCGCGAAGATGGTCTGGGTATCTCCGCCCGGCGGATTACGATTAGCACGGTCGGCCTGCCCAAGTCAATCGATCGACTCGCCCGGCATGAGCGAACCTACCGGCTGGCGATCTCCTTGCACGCTCCCAATGATGAGCTGCGTAACCAACTCGTCCCGGTGAATGATAAAATAGGACTCGACGCGATTCTCGACGCGGCGGATCGTTACTTTGAAGTCTCGGGGCGTCGCCTCACGTATGAGTATGTTCTGCTCGCCGAATTGAACGATGCGCCCCAGCACGCTCGCGAACTGGCCCAGCATTTGGCTGGTCGCGAGGCTTTGCTGAACGTGATTCCCTACAACCCGGTTGCTGGCTTACCTTATGAAACGCCTACGATGGAAAGGCAGGTCGCGTTTCGCGAGATTCTCGAACAAGCTGGCATCCGCGTCCAGTTCCGGCACCGCAAGGGGAACAAGATCGACGCGGCTTGTGGACAACTGCGGCGCTCGCAGCAACCTGTGGTCGAACTGTCCTGA
- a CDS encoding right-handed parallel beta-helix repeat-containing protein, with protein sequence MINRSTCWLLSLLVASVFVTYVLAADLAGPDRDSLLVSADGSGDYPDLQAAIDAAKSGDVIQLGPGVYETSVAINKPITLRGAGWDKTRIEGRYFQPFDLEAAPEDIREEMAEYHRRANAAEGEEYEAILREMVEKLGPKPTLTMKHSRGVVVRGLSISLPGPVKKGGLMSVPAVLLADVQAKFTNVAVLDSAGDGVKLTTGAEVEFEHCLFASIRGTGLEIREPRDERAAAYHGSKRNEVGPVRVRDCDFRTFGYSGILVGKGAADVSIKRCRISQACYHGIFHRDSSPTIEDCLIFNNRRSGIYLRDKTAATIRNNVFIDNGIGAHEEASDTIEQNTFYGGAREPFRSGVILAPDTRAQLRRNIFQETDTGLSSYQKPEQSQSVEEIRSSLALTGNLFWNNQQNFTIAPYEKKSGNEKKAVQLALPPSNEELNPGLVDPAAGNFLPIEGSVAERMKAGARPVIELKSPWAEQPAEKKLLETLGESFD encoded by the coding sequence ATGATCAATCGATCAACTTGCTGGCTCCTTTCGCTGCTCGTCGCATCCGTTTTCGTCACATACGTACTGGCGGCAGATCTTGCAGGGCCTGATAGGGATTCTTTGCTTGTCAGCGCCGATGGGAGCGGCGACTATCCTGACCTGCAAGCTGCCATCGATGCCGCCAAGTCGGGCGATGTCATTCAGCTTGGCCCTGGCGTCTACGAGACGAGTGTGGCCATTAACAAACCAATCACGCTCCGGGGTGCTGGTTGGGACAAGACACGCATCGAGGGGCGATACTTTCAACCCTTTGATTTGGAAGCGGCCCCCGAGGATATTCGTGAGGAGATGGCCGAGTATCATCGCCGAGCCAACGCCGCTGAAGGTGAAGAGTACGAAGCCATCTTGCGTGAAATGGTTGAGAAGCTTGGCCCGAAGCCAACCCTGACGATGAAGCATTCTCGCGGCGTTGTGGTACGGGGCTTGTCAATTTCATTGCCTGGCCCTGTAAAGAAGGGGGGACTGATGAGTGTCCCAGCGGTCCTGTTGGCCGATGTCCAGGCGAAGTTTACCAACGTGGCTGTCCTTGACTCAGCGGGCGATGGGGTCAAGTTGACGACAGGGGCGGAAGTGGAGTTCGAGCATTGCTTGTTCGCCAGCATTCGGGGCACAGGCTTGGAAATCCGTGAACCGCGAGACGAGCGTGCTGCGGCCTATCACGGATCGAAGCGAAATGAAGTTGGCCCTGTTAGGGTTCGTGATTGCGACTTCCGAACCTTTGGCTATAGCGGCATCCTTGTCGGCAAAGGAGCAGCGGACGTGTCGATTAAGCGGTGCCGGATCTCGCAGGCTTGCTATCACGGCATCTTCCATAGGGATTCATCACCGACGATCGAAGATTGCCTGATCTTCAATAATCGCCGTAGCGGAATCTATCTCCGTGATAAGACCGCGGCAACTATCCGCAATAATGTCTTTATCGACAATGGAATTGGTGCTCACGAAGAGGCGTCCGACACGATCGAGCAGAATACTTTCTACGGTGGTGCCAGGGAGCCGTTTCGGAGTGGAGTAATACTAGCTCCCGATACGAGGGCTCAACTCCGCAGAAACATTTTTCAAGAGACGGATACCGGTCTCAGTAGCTACCAAAAACCGGAGCAATCTCAGAGCGTTGAAGAGATTCGTTCGTCATTGGCTCTGACGGGGAATCTTTTTTGGAATAATCAGCAAAACTTTACGATTGCGCCGTATGAGAAAAAGAGCGGCAATGAAAAGAAGGCCGTCCAGCTGGCGCTGCCACCAAGCAATGAGGAGCTCAACCCTGGGCTTGTTGACCCTGCGGCAGGCAACTTTTTGCCAATAGAGGGTTCAGTCGCTGAGCGAATGAAGGCCGGCGCCCGTCCTGTGATTGAATTGAAAAGCCCTTGGGCCGAGCAACCCGCGGAGAAGAAACTGTTGGAAACGCTCGGCGAGTCATTCGATTAG
- the sppA gene encoding signal peptide peptidase SppA, with the protein MTTSDDPRELPPSQPSAATKPAPQVILQQQQPTALGKYGKFLLIALGFCIMGLIGQSAMYQSYFSPPNGPQEKYHSLNAKANKKIAIIKATGTIMEGDNFVKQQIDRVRKDDSVVAVVLRIDSPGGTVTGSDYLYHHLVELAEDRDLPIVVSMGSICASGGYYMAMAVGETPDTIFAEPTTWTGSIGVVIPHYDFSGLLTAWDVKDDSVASHKYKLMGSPTRNLSDEERAEERELLQTLVDLSFKRFKQIVVSGRPEFENNDEQLDKVATGQIFTAQQALENGLVDKIGFIDGAIERAAELANVTKSNVRAVKYDEPPVGLNALLGAEGQRLRNQSSGGVDVATLLDLTAPRAYYLCTWLPSILSAGR; encoded by the coding sequence ATGACCACTTCCGACGATCCTCGCGAATTGCCGCCTAGCCAACCTTCGGCTGCTACGAAGCCTGCTCCACAGGTAATCCTTCAACAGCAGCAACCGACCGCTCTGGGCAAGTACGGTAAGTTTCTGCTCATTGCCCTCGGCTTTTGCATCATGGGGCTCATCGGCCAGAGCGCGATGTATCAGAGTTACTTCAGCCCACCCAATGGACCGCAGGAGAAGTATCACTCGCTTAATGCTAAAGCGAACAAAAAAATTGCCATCATCAAGGCGACTGGCACGATCATGGAGGGAGACAATTTCGTTAAGCAGCAGATCGATCGGGTGCGTAAGGATGACAGCGTCGTGGCAGTTGTGCTGCGGATCGATTCGCCTGGAGGGACGGTCACGGGGAGTGACTATCTCTATCATCACCTTGTCGAGCTTGCCGAGGATCGCGATCTGCCGATCGTCGTCAGCATGGGAAGCATCTGCGCGAGCGGCGGCTACTACATGGCCATGGCGGTCGGTGAGACACCAGATACCATTTTTGCTGAGCCGACCACTTGGACGGGTTCGATTGGCGTCGTGATTCCGCACTACGACTTCTCCGGATTGCTAACCGCTTGGGATGTGAAGGACGACTCGGTCGCCAGCCACAAGTACAAACTCATGGGCAGTCCCACACGTAATTTGTCTGACGAAGAACGAGCAGAAGAGCGAGAACTGCTGCAAACGCTGGTCGATCTGAGCTTCAAACGCTTCAAGCAGATTGTCGTCTCAGGGCGTCCCGAGTTTGAGAACAACGACGAGCAACTCGACAAGGTGGCCACGGGGCAGATCTTTACAGCCCAACAGGCGCTTGAGAACGGATTGGTCGACAAGATTGGTTTCATCGATGGGGCGATTGAGCGCGCGGCGGAGCTGGCAAACGTCACCAAGAGCAACGTTCGCGCCGTGAAATACGATGAGCCGCCCGTCGGGCTGAATGCATTGCTCGGTGCCGAAGGTCAACGTCTTCGCAATCAATCAAGCGGCGGGGTGGATGTCGCTACTCTCTTGGACCTTACGGCACCACGGGCTTATTACCTGTGCACTTGGCTGCCGTCGATCCTCTCTGCGGGGAGGTAG
- a CDS encoding Gfo/Idh/MocA family oxidoreductase encodes MAIPTTSRRKFLQTSTAAGASLLLTGTRASGQVEGANDRVRIAIAGLNSRGNAHMDGWLSQQNVEIAYLVDPDSKVLARAQQRVDRKSDGRMKPKGVADIREVLNDESIDAVSIATPNHWHSLMTIWAAQHGKHVYVEKPMSHDIAEGRVAVAAQKKYGVVIQHGTQRRSNAGIAGLHEALHSGKLPRLKIAYGYACKPRDGIDHKSPTTPPENLDWNLWKGPSVLDDYHGNLVHYNWHWFWKTGNGELNNQGTHQLDVARWAIDPDQTHPTRAMAIGGRFGWDDQGETPNTMFSVAEYPNGQYLMFNVRNMKHKNYKTQVYNEYYLEDGSRIVGEGKYKIYRPGSTTAEDLPLPPGVVTPGGPWGSFIKAVRAGDPSMVNGDVHDAHYGCVVGHLMNNSYRLGETVPFSAKSGKFGDNHEPSEHFLKLHTMMQGEAGLPQDGTSYRLGPWLEFDGQTERFVGDHAETANSLLKDANNPGFEIPTSENV; translated from the coding sequence ATGGCTATTCCCACCACTTCCCGACGTAAGTTCTTGCAAACTAGTACCGCTGCTGGAGCCTCTCTTCTTCTGACGGGGACGCGTGCCTCCGGTCAGGTTGAGGGTGCGAATGACCGCGTTCGAATCGCCATCGCTGGACTTAATAGCCGGGGCAACGCTCACATGGACGGCTGGCTCAGCCAGCAGAATGTTGAGATCGCCTACCTCGTCGATCCCGATTCGAAAGTTTTGGCCAGAGCTCAACAGCGCGTTGACAGAAAATCCGATGGCCGGATGAAGCCCAAAGGCGTGGCGGACATTCGCGAAGTGCTCAACGACGAGTCCATCGATGCCGTCTCGATCGCGACGCCCAATCACTGGCATTCCTTGATGACCATCTGGGCCGCTCAACATGGCAAGCATGTCTATGTTGAAAAGCCAATGAGTCACGACATCGCTGAAGGCCGTGTCGCGGTTGCCGCACAAAAGAAGTATGGCGTCGTGATTCAGCACGGCACTCAGCGACGAAGCAATGCAGGTATCGCTGGACTGCATGAAGCGCTGCACTCGGGCAAGCTACCCCGCCTGAAGATCGCCTACGGCTACGCATGCAAGCCGCGTGATGGGATTGACCACAAATCTCCCACGACACCTCCCGAGAATCTCGACTGGAATCTTTGGAAGGGGCCTTCGGTGCTTGACGACTATCACGGGAACCTTGTGCACTACAACTGGCACTGGTTCTGGAAAACAGGCAACGGTGAATTGAACAACCAGGGCACACATCAGCTCGACGTCGCCCGCTGGGCAATCGACCCTGACCAAACTCACCCCACAAGAGCGATGGCCATCGGCGGACGCTTTGGCTGGGACGATCAGGGTGAAACGCCCAACACGATGTTCTCCGTTGCCGAATACCCCAACGGACAGTACCTGATGTTCAACGTGCGGAACATGAAGCACAAGAACTATAAGACCCAGGTGTACAACGAATACTATCTGGAAGATGGCAGCCGGATCGTTGGTGAAGGGAAGTACAAGATTTATCGACCAGGCAGCACGACTGCCGAAGACCTGCCGCTACCTCCAGGTGTCGTCACCCCCGGCGGTCCCTGGGGTAGTTTCATCAAGGCTGTACGGGCGGGCGATCCCAGCATGGTCAATGGCGACGTCCACGATGCCCACTACGGGTGTGTCGTCGGTCACCTCATGAATAACAGCTACCGCTTGGGCGAGACGGTCCCCTTCAGTGCCAAATCTGGCAAGTTTGGTGACAACCACGAACCTTCAGAACACTTCCTGAAGCTCCACACGATGATGCAAGGCGAAGCGGGTCTCCCGCAGGATGGGACGTCTTACCGTCTCGGCCCGTGGCTCGAATTCGACGGACAGACTGAGCGTTTCGTCGGCGACCACGCTGAAACAGCAAATAGCCTGCTCAAGGACGCTAATAATCCGGGATTCGAGATACCTACGTCTGAGAATGTCTAG
- a CDS encoding TIM barrel protein yields the protein MIVCASMECFPDLPKDEVAGALVDLEYTAIELPVHASGVSWAAPGGIAANLEEAVEAFRDTKRLNISALSFDTEGSEAAPGSDAYYEQFTALCKLAKALRIVPIVVPAAEQGTPFNEEIDRLRELVKIASLEGVLVAMKTSLGCMSEDPDTAAVLCDNVKGLGVCLDPSCYIAGPWQGKDFAKIVPYTYHVHVRDSTTSKYHVRVGQGELDYGKLISQLEAAKYKGALSVHMPPLEDLDHKAEMRKMRLLLESLL from the coding sequence GTGATTGTCTGCGCGTCGATGGAATGCTTTCCTGACCTACCTAAGGATGAGGTAGCAGGAGCCCTGGTAGACCTGGAATATACAGCCATCGAATTGCCGGTCCACGCTAGCGGCGTCAGTTGGGCTGCCCCCGGCGGCATTGCCGCGAATCTCGAAGAGGCTGTCGAGGCGTTTCGCGATACGAAACGGCTGAATATTTCGGCACTCAGTTTTGATACGGAAGGCTCAGAGGCGGCCCCCGGCAGCGACGCTTACTACGAGCAGTTCACCGCACTTTGTAAGCTGGCCAAGGCTTTACGAATCGTTCCCATTGTCGTACCGGCTGCTGAACAGGGGACGCCCTTCAACGAAGAGATCGATCGACTACGCGAGCTGGTAAAAATTGCCTCGCTCGAGGGCGTTCTGGTTGCCATGAAAACTTCGCTTGGCTGCATGAGCGAAGATCCCGACACAGCCGCGGTGCTCTGCGACAACGTTAAAGGGCTAGGGGTCTGTCTCGACCCGAGTTGCTACATCGCAGGTCCTTGGCAAGGAAAGGATTTCGCGAAGATTGTTCCTTACACCTATCACGTGCACGTTCGGGACTCGACCACCAGTAAGTACCACGTCCGGGTGGGCCAAGGTGAACTCGACTACGGCAAACTCATCAGCCAACTCGAAGCAGCCAAGTACAAGGGGGCCCTCTCGGTGCACATGCCGCCGCTAGAGGATCTCGACCATAAAGCCGAGATGCGAAAAATGCGTCTGCTGCTCGAAAGCTTGCTTTAA
- a CDS encoding transposase, which produces MPCYLFTYHAHGSWMPDRTQGYVHRKEGVKPSDEEMARAYRQNQISPTAYFDSLIQTSLIEAARGACRHLDARCHAVVTETTHVHILISWKSERSATSMSRSLKSALSRYLNQQFQQRQWLSKGASKQPVKDLEHYEYLVGVYLPKHRGVQWLEDRTNR; this is translated from the coding sequence ATGCCCTGCTATCTTTTCACCTACCACGCCCACGGTAGTTGGATGCCGGATCGCACTCAAGGCTACGTTCACAGGAAAGAAGGAGTGAAGCCATCAGACGAGGAGATGGCCAGAGCCTATCGGCAGAATCAAATCTCTCCAACGGCATACTTTGATTCGCTTATTCAGACTTCACTGATCGAAGCGGCGCGTGGAGCTTGTCGCCACCTTGATGCTCGTTGTCATGCGGTCGTGACGGAAACAACACACGTCCACATTCTGATAAGTTGGAAAAGCGAACGATCTGCAACAAGCATGAGCCGGTCATTGAAAAGTGCCTTGTCACGCTATCTGAACCAGCAGTTCCAACAGCGGCAGTGGCTTTCCAAAGGCGCAAGCAAGCAACCGGTGAAAGACCTTGAACACTACGAGTACTTGGTAGGGGTCTATTTACCGAAGCATCGAGGGGTTCAATGGTTGGAAGATCGAACAAACCGCTAA
- a CDS encoding PDZ domain-containing protein — MRSNAFKSLAFRSGAVTVAFFGLATLLVALPSVSGQQVDQDQVEVSDEVSQEEGGSKETATELDGPIVPINPVDDSTREVPKLENRVVPAKAFWIGIQGRTVQSPVLRTHLQLADDLGVVIEQVVPESPADKAGLRQHDVIIAAAGEPLQDMRALQKLVLADEGKPIELKILRLAKEKTVTVKPAERPADLSVNNAIPNRQGIFGGNPDAARLMQKMLQGRGLPQARIFQDDGNWQAAIPGGVSIQMQRQNGELPKITVKRGDETWEIVGDDAKALEKLPEDLRDTVSKLLQGNNLAQFNGGFGGGGVFGDRLPGERDLFGGGFDIEEELRNLLPERRPRQRMQDANPERDAREKHILDRMRELEKRLEAMQQQMDKPE, encoded by the coding sequence ATGAGATCAAACGCTTTCAAGTCATTGGCATTTCGCAGCGGTGCCGTCACCGTCGCCTTCTTTGGTCTTGCCACGTTACTGGTGGCTTTGCCTTCGGTGAGTGGACAGCAAGTTGATCAAGACCAGGTCGAAGTAAGCGACGAAGTTTCACAGGAAGAAGGGGGTTCGAAGGAGACGGCAACCGAGCTGGACGGGCCGATTGTCCCCATTAACCCTGTTGACGATAGCACTCGCGAAGTCCCTAAGCTTGAGAACAGAGTAGTTCCAGCCAAGGCATTTTGGATTGGCATTCAAGGTCGGACAGTGCAGAGCCCGGTGCTTCGCACACATTTACAGCTCGCCGACGACCTCGGTGTTGTGATCGAGCAGGTCGTCCCTGAGAGTCCTGCCGACAAGGCGGGACTTCGCCAGCATGATGTCATCATCGCGGCTGCAGGCGAACCGTTGCAAGATATGCGAGCACTCCAGAAACTCGTCTTAGCTGACGAAGGAAAGCCGATCGAGTTGAAGATTCTGAGGCTAGCCAAAGAGAAGACGGTCACGGTTAAGCCTGCTGAGCGACCCGCAGATCTGTCAGTCAACAACGCTATTCCGAATCGCCAAGGTATCTTCGGGGGAAACCCAGATGCTGCCCGTCTGATGCAGAAAATGCTGCAAGGACGGGGGCTCCCGCAGGCTCGAATATTTCAAGATGATGGCAACTGGCAAGCCGCGATTCCAGGTGGCGTCTCGATTCAGATGCAACGCCAGAACGGAGAGCTTCCGAAGATTACCGTGAAACGAGGAGACGAAACCTGGGAGATCGTTGGCGATGATGCCAAGGCGTTGGAAAAGCTGCCCGAAGATTTGCGCGATACGGTCAGCAAGCTGCTCCAAGGAAATAACCTAGCTCAATTCAATGGCGGATTTGGCGGTGGTGGAGTCTTTGGTGACCGATTGCCCGGTGAACGAGACCTCTTCGGTGGCGGTTTCGATATTGAGGAAGAGCTAAGAAACCTACTCCCGGAGCGACGACCCCGCCAAAGAATGCAAGACGCCAATCCGGAGCGTGATGCACGCGAGAAACATATTTTGGATCGCATGCGAGAGCTCGAAAAGCGTCTCGAAGCGATGCAACAACAGATGGACAAGCCTGAGTAA
- a CDS encoding prolipoprotein diacylglyceryl transferase: MYSELLRIPIEVGGVPIFGFGLLLALWLGVGGYSVYKSGGAGDAWMTLALGVVAILVLPKLFPGGLPIRSYGLMMLLGCLSGLWLAVVRGGRAGVSAETIFGLAMHMFVAGIVGARLFYVIEYWDSRIKQATLGETIKAAFSFTEGGLVVYGSLIGATAAFLYFTRKHKLPSLALADLIAPSLLIGLAFGRVGCLLNGCCYGGVTDSACGITFPQESSPGKLSGPYAEQLGQGRFHGLRYSLNPESYGLQIASVEPDSPAAKQRLTAEQRIQAINGYEVQTVADAERLTALSFIEGKSLEIVDESGARYRIRPEVPPRSLPVQPTQIYSAVNAALLCWLLWSFYPWRKSDGQVVALMLTVYPVARFLLEVIRVDESPVFGTGLSISQNLSVIILLGATLLWVFTLRGGAQKISLLGSNQVVGNA; this comes from the coding sequence ATGTACTCAGAACTTCTCCGCATTCCGATCGAAGTCGGTGGCGTGCCTATCTTTGGATTTGGCTTGCTCCTGGCCCTTTGGCTGGGTGTCGGCGGCTACTCGGTCTATAAAAGTGGCGGTGCGGGTGATGCGTGGATGACACTTGCCCTTGGCGTGGTGGCGATTCTCGTCTTGCCGAAACTATTTCCCGGCGGACTGCCGATTCGCAGTTACGGCCTCATGATGCTCCTCGGCTGTCTGTCAGGTTTGTGGCTTGCCGTGGTGCGTGGAGGACGCGCTGGGGTTAGCGCAGAGACCATCTTCGGGCTCGCGATGCATATGTTTGTTGCAGGCATCGTCGGTGCGCGACTTTTCTATGTGATTGAGTACTGGGACTCGCGAATCAAACAGGCGACGCTCGGCGAGACGATCAAGGCGGCATTCAGTTTTACTGAAGGGGGATTAGTCGTTTATGGTTCGCTGATTGGCGCAACGGCAGCGTTCTTGTATTTCACACGCAAACACAAACTCCCGTCACTCGCACTCGCCGACCTGATCGCGCCAAGTTTGTTGATCGGCCTGGCGTTTGGCCGTGTCGGGTGTTTGCTAAATGGATGCTGCTATGGCGGCGTGACTGATTCAGCTTGCGGGATTACTTTCCCGCAAGAGAGTTCGCCCGGGAAACTGAGCGGACCCTACGCGGAGCAACTAGGGCAGGGCCGTTTTCATGGACTACGCTATTCACTAAATCCGGAATCATATGGCTTGCAGATCGCCAGTGTCGAACCGGATTCACCGGCGGCGAAACAGAGACTAACTGCCGAGCAACGTATCCAGGCGATCAACGGCTACGAGGTGCAGACGGTCGCCGATGCCGAGCGGCTGACCGCACTGTCCTTCATCGAAGGGAAGTCACTTGAAATCGTCGATGAGAGTGGGGCACGCTATCGAATAAGGCCAGAGGTGCCACCGCGGAGTCTGCCGGTCCAACCAACGCAGATCTATAGTGCCGTGAATGCCGCTCTGCTTTGCTGGCTGCTGTGGAGTTTCTATCCGTGGCGGAAGAGTGACGGACAGGTGGTGGCACTGATGCTAACGGTCTACCCCGTGGCCCGTTTTCTGCTCGAGGTCATCCGCGTGGATGAGTCTCCGGTGTTTGGCACGGGGTTGAGCATTTCCCAGAATCTCAGCGTGATTATTCTGCTCGGGGCTACCCTCCTGTGGGTATTTACCCTAAGAGGAGGAGCCCAGAAAATCTCGTTGCTGGGCTCGAACCAAGTCGTCGGAAATGCGTAA
- the panC gene encoding pantoate--beta-alanine ligase, with product MEILHHANAIRQVVSAAKISGRRVGLVPTMGALHEGHLSLVDAALAECDQVAVSIFVNPTQFGPKEDLRKYPRPLDADIQLLEDRGCDWVFTPSSEEIYPDGFATTLSVAGVAQPFEGAARPGHFDGVATVVLKLMNIVPAQSVYFGEKDYQQSLVIRQLVRDLNLDLKLRVCPIIREPDGLAMSSRNFYLSPPEREQALALSKSLEAAVVAYDQGERDVEVISRKIEQILDDAGVKTEYATLVSEGTVDPVKTISGPTRALVAARVGQTRLIDNRLLAARSNGPA from the coding sequence ATGGAAATTCTGCATCATGCCAATGCTATCCGCCAGGTCGTCAGCGCGGCCAAGATCTCTGGTCGGCGAGTTGGTCTTGTTCCCACGATGGGCGCACTGCACGAGGGACACCTCAGCCTCGTTGATGCGGCCTTGGCCGAATGCGACCAAGTTGCGGTGAGTATCTTCGTCAATCCGACCCAGTTCGGCCCCAAGGAAGATCTTCGCAAGTACCCCCGTCCGCTCGATGCCGACATCCAGTTGCTTGAAGATCGCGGCTGCGATTGGGTCTTCACGCCCTCATCGGAAGAGATTTACCCCGACGGTTTCGCGACGACACTCTCTGTCGCTGGTGTTGCCCAACCGTTCGAAGGGGCCGCCCGTCCTGGACACTTCGACGGCGTCGCAACCGTGGTCCTCAAGCTCATGAATATCGTCCCCGCACAGTCGGTTTACTTCGGCGAGAAAGATTACCAGCAATCGCTGGTCATCAGACAATTGGTGCGCGATTTGAATCTGGATCTCAAGCTGCGAGTTTGCCCGATTATTCGTGAGCCCGATGGCCTGGCGATGAGTTCCCGCAATTTCTACTTGAGTCCCCCGGAGCGAGAGCAAGCACTTGCCCTTTCGAAGTCGCTGGAAGCAGCCGTTGTTGCCTACGATCAAGGGGAACGAGATGTTGAAGTGATTAGCAGAAAGATCGAGCAGATTCTCGACGACGCAGGGGTGAAAACCGAGTACGCTACGCTTGTTTCCGAAGGAACGGTCGACCCGGTGAAGACAATCAGCGGCCCGACGCGGGCATTGGTAGCAGCGCGTGTCGGTCAGACGAGGTTAATTGACAATCGGCTGTTGGCTGCCAGGTCGAATGGGCCAGCTTGA
- the folK gene encoding 2-amino-4-hydroxy-6-hydroxymethyldihydropteridine diphosphokinase, whose product MANALIALGGNLGENRKTLAAAFVALSRISSTSLIRRSQLVVTTPIGGPPGQGDFLNAAALLRTELSAEALLEELHAIEAGANRVRVVRWQARTLDLDLLLYDQEEFAANDLVVPHPRMSFRRFVLQPAVEIAPSFLHTTSGWTLEALLRHLDTAENVIAVGGENSAQVTPIYKALKDRFPHLKFAYDPEQPRAKLVIWIGENPPKEVLAGPTAVLPTPTDREEQEAVLHEAIAAIEATK is encoded by the coding sequence ATGGCAAATGCTCTTATTGCTCTAGGTGGGAACCTCGGCGAAAACCGAAAAACGCTTGCGGCTGCTTTTGTTGCCCTTTCACGAATTAGTAGTACCAGCCTCATCCGGCGCAGCCAGCTGGTTGTGACAACTCCTATTGGAGGTCCCCCGGGACAAGGTGATTTTCTGAATGCAGCCGCTCTGCTTCGCACCGAACTAAGCGCGGAAGCACTGTTGGAGGAACTGCACGCGATTGAAGCTGGTGCAAACCGCGTACGTGTTGTGCGTTGGCAGGCAAGAACGCTTGATCTCGACCTCTTGCTCTACGACCAAGAGGAGTTCGCTGCGAATGATCTCGTGGTGCCGCATCCTCGGATGTCGTTTCGTCGATTTGTGCTTCAACCTGCAGTGGAGATTGCCCCGTCGTTCTTGCACACAACGAGCGGCTGGACTTTGGAGGCTCTGCTCCGGCACTTGGACACAGCCGAGAATGTGATTGCCGTAGGAGGCGAGAACAGTGCTCAAGTCACGCCGATTTACAAGGCTTTGAAGGATCGCTTCCCTCATCTGAAGTTTGCCTACGATCCGGAGCAGCCACGGGCGAAGCTGGTGATTTGGATTGGCGAGAATCCTCCTAAAGAGGTCTTGGCCGGTCCGACGGCTGTCCTGCCAACGCCGACAGACCGCGAGGAGCAAGAGGCGGTACTCCACGAGGCGATCGCCGCGATTGAGGCAACTAAGTAG